The Oryza brachyantha chromosome 7, ObraRS2, whole genome shotgun sequence genomic interval CGCTGTGCATCGGCCACGCCAATACGGGCTTCCCGTGGCTCAGGCTCTCCATGACGGAGTTCCACCCGCAGTGGCTCATgaacgccgccgtcgcgccgtgcgCCAGGATCTCCAGCTGCGGCGCCCACCCGGTGACCACCATGCCCGTCCCTCGGGCTATCGCCTCCCCGAGCtcggccgtcgcctccgcgaggcggcgcgcgccgaGCACGGCCTCCTCGCGCGTGTCCATGTCCGCGCGGTCGGCGTCTCGCAGCACCCAGATGAACCGCTGGTTGCTGCCGCGCACCGCCGCGGCCAGCTCCCTGATCTGCTCGCCGCGGAGCGTCGACGTCGTGCCGAACGACATGTACAgcaccgacgacggcggctgcTTGTCGAGCCAGCTCAGGCACTCGTGCCGCGGGGGCGCGTgctcctccggcggcgcccGTGCGCGCGTGTCGGGGAGCACCGGGCTCAGAGGCCCAACGGCGAACAGCTTGTGGCCATCGGAGGACGGGATCTGCGTGAGCACGTCGAGGAACTCGCCCTCCAGCTCGCGGCAGGTGTTGACGACCATGCCGGCGATGGCCGCGCGCCTGCGCTCCTGGCCCATCCGCTTGGCGAGCGCCACGAACTCCCTGCTCGCGCAGGCGTCGGGCGGGTGGAAGACGAGGCCGTGCTCAACCAGCAGGCGGTGGCCGGGGTACGCCCACCCGACGTTGTACGACGCGGCGAGGCAGTGCACCCCGAACGCCTCGCAGTTGGGGAGCCGCgcggcctccaccgccgcgaaCGCCGCCATCCGGTCGTGcaggacgacgacgcggcggtgggACGCGGAGAGCTCCTcgaggagcgcggcgagcggggcccgggcgccgccgcagaAGGCCTCGAGGAGGGGCATCATGTGGGCCGGGAACGGGCACGAGGGGtcggggggaggggaggcgtACCCGCCGGGGATGTTGAGCGCGTGGAAGCGGACGGCGATGAGCGCCCCGGCGTCCCGGCCGTGCACCCGCGCACGGGCCTCCCGGAGGTGCGGCTCCGGCGCGGCGTAGTGCACCGCGAGCCCCCGCGACGCGAGCAGCATGGACAGGTGCAGGAGCTGGTTCAGGTGCCCCTGCGCCGGGAACGGCACCgtcacgacggcgacggcggcggactccATTGctagccggcggcggcgacagatcGGAGAAGTCAAGTCAGAGGATGGCGTCTCCctgattttttccttttttgtttgctgAAAGTATTGCCCAggagtatttatttatgggtTAATTAGGTATTACCGTTATAATTtgtctgttttaaaatataccattactattcgactaattATAAGAATATCactattttgaaatatgccattactattcgactaattataagaatgtcattataattttagagctatttaagatatattagttgaagctccccaaacaggtccattgtattttttattacaactcttatatttttcttatatatacgTCCTAACATTACGgtgtcataatatttttattcatatattatttaatttcgtTAGTTAAACTaactttctaaaaataaatctaattgCATCTTAACTCGATTTAAGTCATATATTAAACATATGTGTGCTAGCGTATGGTAATATTTACcaataaaaatcaaaggattgaaataaagtttatgtttatagatatggtaaattttatctatctatAGTCATattcaactaaataaattttataatatatgtataccaTCCAATCATGCTATTAAGGCATGTAGATATACTATAGgatagataaataaatttaatgtaGAGAGATAGATGGAAAGTACGTGTATTTTGAGAGCAGGTAAATAGAAGAATGGTAAATGAAACATGAATCGTCCGATTTAATGCAAATGATTTTACCCATTGGATTTGTCTAATGAGTAAATCACGTTTGTGCAGTACAGGATAAGATAAGATAGATAAAGTTTATTCATTATaagatagataaatttaatataaagaGGATAGAGGTAAAGTATGCGTGGTTTTGAGATTCAGTAAATAGGAGGGTAGCCGTCAGATTTAATGCAAATGATTTCAGCCATTGGATTTATCTAATTAGTAAATCAAGTTTGTGCAGTATAGTATAGGATAGatatttttcagaaaagaattataaatacttgaaaatatattacgCTATGTTATTGTGTTTCgctgtaaatatttttttcgcGACAAGAAAAAGTATCCAAATACAATCTGGGCCTAAATCGAGGCCCATTTGATCGAATTCAGCCCACCCAAGGCTACAACTAAGCGCGctgctcctctctctcctagGCTTCTTCCCCGTTGCCTTCCCCTGTttgcctctgccgccgccgccgccgccatggaggcCCTCCACGAGGAGATGCCCTTCGACCTCGCCTTCCACCCGTCCTCCCccctcgtcgccacctccctcaTCACCGGCGAGCTCCACCTGTACGATCCACGGATGCCCCCAGCCGATAAATCCTACCAGCTTATACTGCTTGTGATTTAGCTGTGTTCTTACCGCGACCAAGtaatcttctcttcttctggTCTTGACGCAGGTTCCGGTACGCCGCGGAGTCGCAGCCTGAGAGGTAATCACGACGGCGCCTCGCGCTCTGTTTGTTTGTGGTTGTATTGCTTGCTGCCATCAATGATGTATAAGTGGTTTAGGGTTTATTTTGTATCTGTTAGTTTTAGGCCCTGCTCATTGGATTCAACAGCATTAGAATTACCATCTGTTGAGCCTCCGATATTCATGTATTAGTGCATATTTTGAGATTTTGCTGGAATTCGTGTATTCTCCAGGGTTTTGTAGTGTAGCAGTGTAGAGTTTGTCGGCTGTATACAGTCTTAAGTTAAGATCTAAGCATTGTTTATTTCCCTGTTATGCAAGGGTTTTAgtgctatttttattttgatgtaAACTTTACATGGTTCAATGTAAGTGTATTTACATGATCTATGCTATCCTCATCCAGTATatccttttttctttattatgtTACTTTTATTTGTTCTGAGCGCTACTATGTTAAATTTATTGCACCTCCACTTTATTTCCTGGGGATTGATGCATACTcgtttattcttttttattttcaaggTTATTTGCGGCAAAAGCTCATAAGGAGTCATGCAGAGCTGTCCGGTTTGCGGACTCAGGAAATGGTAATAACTAATTACCAACTTCCAGCTTTACTAATTATTGCTGCAGCTGTGCTTATGTACTCAAGCATGGTGCTGTAACATTAGTAGCTTCATGTTCACAATGAAATTTTGAAGAGAATATCACAAAATGCCATATTTTGAAGCATGGATACCACATATTTTGGGATTTGTTTCACAAAATACGATGTTTTTGGTCAATGTGATTCACAAATCGCAATCCCGTTGCTTTCCTGTTCTTGGCCTCACCGAGCCGTGAAGAAACACAGAGCCGGCACAGCTACACCCTTACTGCATGCATGAGGCAGGCTGCCATCTCCAGTCAGCAGATATGATGGTTGTGCCGGCGAGAGCAGTGGCAGTGGTGGTAGCTAAGCTATGTGAAGAAGAATGCCTTACTGCTGCTTGTGGTGCACTGGCACAGTCTGTGATGCTACTCTGTCTCAGGGGTTGTTTCCACGTCTCCTTAGCTGAACTGCTGATTTGCTGAAGCGTTGGCAGTGGCACAGACTCATCCCCCATTGGCGGCTTAGCATGTTCTTGAAGCCAGCCACACTGGAGTGCTAAGGAGGCCAGCTGCACCAGAGCATGGAGGGAGATAAAGGATCCTTGTCGTGGTATGGATGGAGTAGTATTTTGGGATTCGTTTCCGACTGAAAGTGGGTtcaacccttttttttttttttgctattggTTTGGATTTGCTGTCTAAATGGACTGGGTTGGTCCGGGTTTTATCACTGAttgattggtttggattggactGGGAAGCATGTTGTGTGATGAAATGGAGTGGGGTGGGTTCGGCCTGGGTTCCTGCCCATTGGCACAGTGCAGTTAAGGGAACTGGGGTTTGTTGAAAGAACTTGCCTCAAAACATGATGCTTCATGAAGCAAACCCCAAAATCTGTGGTTTTGTGATAGACATGCCTCGAAACCTGGGTTTTTTGTGATGTTTACTCAATTTGAAAACTAACTTGGATGTGAAGGAAGGCATATACATTCATCTATTAGCTCATCTAACTGTGTCCTGTGGGTTGTGTTGACTTTTGCCATGGTTCAGTCATTTTGACAGGATCTGCTGATTGCTCAATTCTTGCCTCTGATGTGGAAACTGGCAAACCCATTGCTCGCTTGGAGGATGCACATGAGTAAGTTTTGGTAGTTTGCAGTCTTTGTTGAATTTGCTTGTGGAACTAAatatcttcttctttcttaaaatattataggAACGGCATAAATCGTCTTGTCTGTCTTGCTGAAACCACTGTTGCTTCAGGTGACGATGAAGGTTGCATTAAGGTATTAATTAGTAAGTTTGGTTTAACTGTGCTTTGTTGTTGAGTGTAGCCAATTTCATAATTGACTCTTAAAATCTGTGCATTTAGAGgatatgcaaatatatcattgatAAGCTTGTTTTATCTAAGGACATTTTATTCCAGTATACACCTATGTACACATGGTTGGGTAATAAGAAGAAAGTCGGTCCTGACCAAAATTTCCATGCTCATCTGTTTTTGGACTAACACTTGTATTGTATTGTGTGTTATTGACTATAGTTTGTCTCCTTGGTAAAGTCAATATAAAGTATAATATCTGTGCAATTTTAGGTATGGGATACTCGGGAACGCTCCTGCTGTAACACTTTTCATTGTCACGAAGATTACATATCAGATATGACATATGTATCTGATTCAAATCAAATACTGGCAACAAGGTAAATAATTTTCTTCGCCTGCAAACCCTGATTAATGCATGCggaatctgtttttttaatgctgTAAAGAGATGAGTCTTGCTTGAGCGTACACtactttatattattattcatgAAGCAGCTCCAGCCATTTAATCCCTTCTTGGAACTCATGGATTTCAAATGAAACTTTTCCATTCCAGCAGGAATTCAGTAAATTTCAATGTTCTAAATGAGGGCCTTATATAATTTACTTCATTCTGGTTCAGAAACTACTCATTTGTTTCTTTCATTGGCATTATATGATGGCGCTAATGTTCTGTGTCTCACTAAATTTCTCTTCCCTCTCTGTTACTTCTGTTCATCCAATTTTAAGCAGAACTCCTCGTTGCATTGGTATTTTGGTAATCAGAACTAACTACTCAGGTTGTTTGCAGTGGTGATGGGACTTTATCTGTCAACAATCTTCGTAGGAATAAAGTGAGTTGCTTTATTGTATATTAGTATGCGTTGTATCAATGTCGCTCAAGTTTATTGAATTCTAGTTTGAAGCTCggttgtatattttttgtttatactatCAGATGTTATTTTGTGTACTCATATGACTCCTGTTACATTAACAGGTAAAATCACAATCTGAATTTTCAGAAGACGAGTTACTATCTGTGGTGGTAATGAaggtaactattttttaaccaCTCTTGTTAATCGAGTTTTCGATGTGTAAATTCATGGTTACTGAATTACACTTGTTTCTTTGTGATTCTCAGAATGGTAAAAAGGTTGTATGTGGAACTCCAAGTGGAGCTCTATTGTTGTATTCATGGGGATTTTTTAAGGATTGCAGGTACTGATGTTTTCATCACTTAATGTTATgaactagaatttttttctcgaatATTTATATCTCTATCCGTTTAATCTTGCCTTTTGTTTGAGCTGTGGGTATATAAAATGCATATAAAACAAGTGAACCATAGTCTCTTCTTTTGATTACTGAGATGGTAGACCAAAGTCCTAAATGTTGTGATTTTGACCTGTGTACTGATTGCACATGTGTTGTGGCTAGTGACCGCTTTCTGGGGCATGCACAGTCTGTTGATACCATGCTGAAGGTGAGAACCTAAACCTTTTAATAATTGTCATTGCAGCCTACTTTTTATTGCTCCATGCGATCCTTTTAAGACAAATGTCTTCTGTTTTTTAGCTGGATGAAGAAACTTTGATATCTGGTGCAGCAGATGGTGTGATCAGGTTTGGTGCCTTGTGTCCCTTTACCCTGCCCCAGTTCccaattatatttattgctTTTTCATGGTACcatgtttttctttcagaTTAGTGGGCATCTTACCTAACAGGATCATTCAGCCACTCGCAGAGCATTCAGAATATCCAATTGAGGCCCTTGGTATGCTCTGGTCATTTTCTGCCTGCTTAAAGTAGGTGCGAGAAATTCATGTTCTTACTAGTTACTTACCTTTGCACTGCAGCTTTCTCAAACGACAGGAATTATCTAGGAAGCATTTCACATGACAAAATGTTGAAGGTGGTCTTCCTCTTCTCATGCAAACAACAGGAATTATCTTGtaccattttttaaatctaaacGGCAGTGTCCTTATTTATACAGCTATGGGACTTGCAAGACCTCTTGAATGGCCAACAATCAGTTCAAGATGATAAACATGGTGAAGAAGATAGTGATGACAgtgatgatgatggaatggATGTAGACATGGACCCGAGCTCTTCAAAAGGTAGCATATAATTTGTTGAGTAAATTGTGTTCACGGTATGAACTTGTCAGGTGGGTCCATTCTAGTGCAATAACATGAAAATTGTGCATATTAGTGCACTAGGGTATATGGTGTGCTTTGGTCAAATTAAATGCTACCTAGGATTTTTTGCCATATCAGTGAGGCACGTTGTTGCAGATTGCATCAACCATGATGGCAGGACAGCAGTGATGATGGGTTTTACAATACTAGCATTAGCCGTCATGCGTTGTGTTGCTTTTCTTGTTTAGCACAAATAATTTGAGTAAAAGCCACCGGCTGACTTTTTCGTTCAATTGAGATATATAAGTATTGAGTTAATACATGCATCAATCAAGAGATAGTAATGCCTTCAGTTAGCAGTAAATCTAGAACCCTTGGTGTGATAATCTTGTTAACCATTGAACCAACGTATGTGTTAAAATGGCCTTTCAGTCTGCCCTTCAAAGGAAGGAGCAGAAACATTGTggaatcaaataaaaaaaaatgtgggtTTTGTGAGAAATAATAACAGGAATGATGTATCTGTTGATATGGCCAAAAATCCCATGTCTCATCCACTTCGACCAAAAGCGGTCTAGCCTAGCTGATACACAGATATACTCAGTTTTCAATTTCTTGCACTAAAATGCACCCACCTATCAAGTTCTTGTACCATAAGGCAATTTAATCTAGTTCTTTAGTGTAACATATACGCTACACCATTGCTATGGCATTAGTGTTCCTGTCATCTGATAGTTTATCTAGCCTGTTCTCAGGTTGTTTCGtgtgttctttcttttctgattGCTCAGGATCAAGGAGTGCAAAGACAGGGAAGAGTCAGAATTCAGGTGGTGTCACGTCAGACTTCTTTGCAGATTTGTAGGTGGAACGCCTAACTATGAAGCTTCATGAGGGCAAACCGTGTCCACAAGTCCACATGAAGTGGCAAGAGAGCAGTTTTTGATTGCCGACAGTTCACAAAGTGGCAAGTGAGCAATTTTTGATTGCCGACGCAGTTTTGATGTTTTCCGGTGCAATGCATGTTAAATATTGTGCATCAGAATATCGGCTTGTATTAGGGAGTGACTTTCATGATTTGGCTTGATTTTTGGTTATCAATGTTGAGGGGAAAAATAATATCCGGGCCGTGCTCTATTGAGGTATATTAGTTGTAGTGCCCTGATATTGCTGAGTATGTGAAGCAtgagcatatttttttttcatgggaaTTAGGAAGGGTATAATTTTGAAGCCGTTTCTCCTTTCACAATGTTTATCTTTTACTATTCGGTTTCTCATTCAATGATTCATCCATCCTGCAATTAGGAAGCAATTTACATATGTGGATCCATAATTTTCAGTGTCTCGAGGCTGGAACTCTGGTTTAACAACACCAATCGGTTTCTGTGAAACTGCTGGTGCCCAGTTTATAAAAACGTTGGTTTTGACATTGTTATGTACAAAGTTGATAAAAAAGTCGCCGGTTTTTGCTTGGTTTTTGGCAAACCGACGGGGAGCGGATTTTACTCCCAAAACGAAAAGGTAAACCCTGGCTGGAGCAGAGCTAGCTACTCACTGTGAACTTATATCTGTTGtcagttcaaaaaaaaacttatatctGTTGTATCTTGTGTGCTTGATTAATTCTGCAATTGAAGCATTGAGCAATCATTGGGCATGTGGAAACAAGAAGGTACAGTGCTATGTGCAGCATGACACCCAATACCTGTAGTGCTGCTGCATCGTGATCTTTTGAGCTCCTTCAGCCTTTTCCTCTGAATCATTGGCACACACCTTTACAATCACGCATGGCGGGCCAACGCTGCAGCTCCACAAATAAAATGACACATGGAAGGCCAGAATCGATCGCCCGATCAACGTCAAGATCACAAAGGACACAAAAGATGGCGACGACTCTTTTTGTCACGATTGATGAGAGAGCTCTTgcatgattcttttttttttcccgtgTG includes:
- the LOC121054970 gene encoding cis-zeatin O-glucosyltransferase 1-like, with the translated sequence MESAAVAVVTVPFPAQGHLNQLLHLSMLLASRGLAVHYAAPEPHLREARARVHGRDAGALIAVRFHALNIPGGYASPPPDPSCPFPAHMMPLLEAFCGGARAPLAALLEELSASHRRVVVLHDRMAAFAAVEAARLPNCEAFGVHCLAASYNVGWAYPGHRLLVEHGLVFHPPDACASREFVALAKRMGQERRRAAIAGMVVNTCRELEGEFLDVLTQIPSSDGHKLFAVGPLSPVLPDTRARAPPEEHAPPRHECLSWLDKQPPSSVLYMSFGTTSTLRGEQIRELAAAVRGSNQRFIWVLRDADRADMDTREEAVLGARRLAEATAELGEAIARGTGMVVTGWAPQLEILAHGATAAFMSHCGWNSVMESLSHGKPVLAWPMHSDQPWDAELVCKYLAAGVLVRPWENRYDVTPAAAIREAIERAMVSEDGAALRARATAIGEAVRAAVGEGGSSRRELDELVAYLTR
- the LOC102718573 gene encoding WD repeat-containing protein 55 — protein: MEALHEEMPFDLAFHPSSPLVATSLITGELHLFRYAAESQPERLFAAKAHKESCRAVRFADSGNVILTGSADCSILASDVETGKPIARLEDAHENGINRLVCLAETTVASGDDEGCIKVWDTRERSCCNTFHCHEDYISDMTYVSDSNQILATSGDGTLSVNNLRRNKVKSQSEFSEDELLSVVVMKNGKKVVCGTPSGALLLYSWGFFKDCSDRFLGHAQSVDTMLKLDEETLISGAADGVIRLVGILPNRIIQPLAEHSEYPIEALAFSNDRNYLGSISHDKMLKLWDLQDLLNGQQSVQDDKHGEEDSDDSDDDGMDVDMDPSSSKGSRSAKTGKSQNSGGVTSDFFADL